From Camelus ferus isolate YT-003-E chromosome 15, BCGSAC_Cfer_1.0, whole genome shotgun sequence, the proteins below share one genomic window:
- the LOC102508975 gene encoding 60S ribosomal protein L32 yields MAALRPLVTPKIVKKRTEKFIRHQSDRYVKIKQNWRKPRGTDNRVRRRFKGQIPMPSIGYGSNKKTKHMLPSGFREFLVHNVKELEVLLMCNKSYCAEMAHNVSSKNRKAIVERAAQLAIRVTNPNARLRSEENE; encoded by the coding sequence ATGGCCGCCCTCAGACCCCTCGTGACGCCCAAGATCGTCAAAAAGAGGACCGAGAAGTTCATCCGGCACCAGTCAGACCGATATGTCAAAATTAAGCAGAACTGGCGGAAACCCAGAGGCACTGACAACAGGGTGCGCAGGAGATTCAAGGGCCAGATCCCGATGCCCAGCATCGGCTATGggagcaacaagaaaacaaagcacatgCTGCCCAGCGGCTTCCGCGAGTTCCTGGTTCACAACGTCAAGGAGCTCGAAGTGCTGCTGATGTGCAACAAATCTTACTGTGCTGAGATGGCTCACAACGTCTCCTCCAAGAACCGCAAAGCCATTGTGGAAAGAGCAGCCCAGCTGGCCATCAGAGTGACCAATCCCAATGCCAGGCTGCgcagtgaagaaaatgaatag